The nucleotide sequence GGGCGCTTCCCAAAGGAGGAGACCCCCAAGGGGTGATAGTGGGATCCTGTCCCGATTGCGGAGGGGCCATAGAACACGCCGAGGGATGTGAGGTGTGCCGTTTCTGCGGATTTACCAAGTGTGCATAACTGAGCAGTTCTCCTTCCCCCAATCCCTTTCTTTGCCTTGGTGCCTCGAAGATCTTTTGTGAGAAGCTCAATGTCCGGGATTGAGAAAAATGCTCCTCCTCAATCATGCTGGTGGAGCAAGAAATGGCCATGGATGTGGCGATGGGCTTTCCCGTCGTGACGATGCAGATGTTCGTGGATCAGATTCACCCGCAGAAGCAGTTGTTGATCTTCCAGTATTTGATCTGCTGGCCCCATCCTCTCCAGCCTATGTTCTTCGGACAAAACAGCCACTTGAGCGTGCAGCTCCTGGACCAATCCCAAATCATGGGTTGCCACAACCAGGCTCTTTCCTGCCTCGTGAAGTGCCAAGAGAAGCTCCACCAGAAAGCTCTGGGTTCGAGGGTCCAGGCCGTTTGTGGGCTCATCAAAGAGCAGAAGCTCTGGATTCATGGTCAGGACAGAGCCTATGGCCACCTTTTTTTTCTCTCCACCTGAGAGCATGTAGGTGGGCCTCTTGGCCAGATCCCCCATGGACAACATCTCTAGGATTTCCATGCTTCTGTGTCTGGCCTCTTCTGGAGAAAGACCCAATTGCAATGGCCCGAACATCAGCTCTTCCATCACGGTGGGGCAGAAAAGCTGCACCTCAGGGTCTTGAAACACATATCCAACTCTGGACCTGAAGAAATTCCGAAACTCCCTGTCTCTCAAAGAAGCCTCATTTACGAGCCGATTTCTGAACCAAACCTTACCTTGGTCCGGATGAAGCACTCCGCCCATGATCTGAAGCATGGAGGACTTTCCGCTGCCATTGGCTCCTATTACCGCAAGCCTTACACCCTCTTCCAGGGAAAGGCTCAAACCTTCCAGGGCCGCAATGCGACCATAATACTTAAGAGACACATCCTCCATCCTCAAGAGTTCTGCCACCCCAGGCTCCTCTTACAGAAATGCTATCAGCCCAACCAAGACCACCATCATCCCTATGCCGAACAGATCCCCAGCAGCCAATCCCCCAAGGGGTTCCACCCGGACCTGGCCTGAGAATCCCCTGGACTGCATGGCCCTGAAAATCTCCTGGCAGCGAAGCTGTGTCTTTTCAAAAACAAAGGCAATACCATGGGCCGTCCACTTACGGGTTTCTGCGGAGCTCGTCCCCTTTACCAGCCTTGCTGATCTGGCCCTGTGCATCTGCTCCACCAGGTTCACCAGCACAAAAATATACCTGTAGGTCAACAAGATCACCCAAACCAAGGTATCAGGCAATTTGAAATGCTTCAGCGCCCTGACTATTTCCGTGAAGGAAGTGGTGTTGAGAACCAGCAGGGTTACGGTGACAGAATTCATGATGCGCAGTCCAAGTACGGCCACTGCCCCAAGCCCCCCCCTGGTAAACCCCACGGTCTCCTCCACATGAAACCAAAGAAACCTGGCAGGCTCTTTGAGGTGCAAAACAGGAATCAAGACCTCACCCTTATTTACCAGGTTCAGGGCCGATGGGGCTGGAAGGAGAATTCCGAATAAAACTGCCAACAGGATTGCCCTGCCTTGAACTTCTCTCAGGGGTATTTTGGAAAGCAGGGTCAACCCCAAAAGAATTGAGCCCAAAAGCAGCTGGGCCCCAAGGCCCTGCTTGAGGCTGGCCATTACCACAGTGGTTGCTATGAGAGCCAACTTGACCCTGGGGTCCAGCTTCTGAAGAAGCCCATTTTTTACAGCCAGATCCCACTGTACGTAGAGCCTTCTTACCATAGCGCATAGCTGAGCAAGGGCCTTTTCCATAAAAGAAATTGACCCCCCTTGGCCCGGGCCAATAACTCCGGGGGAAGGGGGGTCTTGAAGAAAAGGCGGCAAGCGCTTCAAGTCAGACATCTAGAAGTATACCGAGACTGTGGAAATCAACCTGAATTTCTCCAGGCCCTCGGCTCCCTGTTGATCTCTCTTCTCGTTCAACCATTTGGCCAGTGGAAGCTTGACCCCTATGCCCAGGTTCATATTCTGAAGACTCGGGAAGGAAAAACGAAAACCAGGGGTCACGTAAAGTATGGTACCTCCGGTGGCCTGCTGCTTTATGCTGAATTCCTCGTCCCTGGCCACATTTAGAAGGTTGAGCTCAAGAATTCCGTCTATCTTGTTCACAAAGGCCTCTGGCTTCCCCCATAGCTCGTACACCCCTGCCAGATTGAATCTGAACTCGTTTCCGAACTTGAAATGTTCTCTTTCCGTGAAAACATCATAGCCCATGTCTGCGGTCATGGAAAAAGGTCCCCAAATCTGTCTTGAGGCTGCGAAGCCCACGTTGAATGAAGGGCTTCCAAAACCAGGCTGCATGCCCGGGTCTATCTCGCCTCCCAGCTTTTCCTTCCACTTCCCGGTGGGAAATGTTGCCCCTGCAATGAAAGCAAAGTATGTGGTACCGCTGCCCTCCAGTGTGGTGGCAGTGTCCTCCATGGAATTCAAACTCCAGCCCTTTTGGGGATTGTAGTTGAAACCCAAGGAGAAGTTAACCTTCACATCACCTATGCCGTCGAGGGTGCCCAGTGTGTCCTGCCTCTTTACATTGTATGGAAGAAAAAGGCTCCCCATGAGCCAAGGGGTTATACCGTAGGAGAATCCCAGGTTGAAAAACGAAAAGGAATCCTTGTTCTCTGGCTCGAAACGGCCCCATTTACGCCATTGAACCTGTTCAAAACGGCTGGAAACCACTATCCCACCTTGGGGAAGTGTGAGAGGAGAGTTGGCCTCCAGAGGACTGCCAGGCCCAAGGGCAAGGCTAACCCCTCCGTGGTGGGACCAGCCCGAGTGGGGAATCAGAGCCAGAAACAGAACCATCACCAGCCAAGCTACTCTCAGAATCATCTTCTCTTCTCCTGGGATGAGATTGGTCCTTCTGGACGAGGCTTTTGCCCTTTCATGTTGGGATTCTTCCCAGCTGTTTTTCGCATCAACCTGGATGACCACCCTTGCCAGGTTCCTGGTCACCCAGTTGTCTCAGACCTTTTACGGGATTTCCACCATGCGTATATGCCAAAAAACCCTATTATGAGGCTAAGTCCGGTTATGAGCCTTGTATGGGTGGCCACGAGGGGTTTGCTGAAGCCCTCCAACTCCATGGCCTGATTCACCCTGAAATCTATGGTGATTCCGTGAAAACCGTGGGCCGACTCCCTCAGCACCTTCACCTTCCACTCCCCAGGCCTATCTGGAAGCAAGGACAGACAGCCTCTTCGGTCTGTACGGCCTATTTGGTAGGGCTCAGTGTCCCCTGGGCCGAAGACCTCGTACTCGGCGTAGTTGGCCGGGTCTTCGGGTGCGTAAAAGACGCGGATTGTCATGCCCTTGGACTCCACCGTGTAATGGATGGTGTGGGCTGCAGCCTCTGGCCTCAGATGGGAGACCCACAGGGCACATATAGAAACAAAAAGGATTCCCACCATCTTGCCTGTTGACACACAATTCCGGCCTTTCATTGGCCCACCTCGAAGGACAGGGTGGCAGTAACGCTCAGAAAGTCGGCCTCAGGGTCACCGCTTAGGGGTTGCTTGCAGGTCACGGCCACCAGTTGAGTGCCTGAGGAAAGGGGGACTTTGATCATTCCATTGGAGTCCGTTTTGCCTATCTTCTGATGATCAGATCCCGTGACCTCGGCCCCCTCAATGGGCTTTCCTTGGAAAAAGACCTGCACCGTAAGACTCTTCCCTTTTGTCTCAAAGGGATCCTCAAGGGGCACTATGTCAAGAGCAACCCCCTCCAGAGGCTTGAGCACGACCTTTCCTCCTGCAAGAAGCCTCTTGGCATGATTCAGGGATCTTATGGCCTCCACCACTCGACTGGCCTTGCTCTTGCCCACGTTTTTCCATCCATAGATGGTCTTGCACCAGTACCCGTTGTCCACCTCGGCATGGACAAGTGAAGCCTCTTCTGAGAGGGTCAGGGCCACAGCATTTTCTTTCTTTTCTTTAGCCACCGGAATCTTTGAGCCAGATTTGTCCAAGGCCCAGACTGTCTTGACATTGTCTACATTGAATTGGGCACGTTGGGGTCCATGTCCGAATACCAGCAAGAGCTCCTGTCCTTTTCCCTCGATCCAGAACTCATGGGCCTCAGCTGCCCCAGACATCCCGGCTACAGAAAGGCCCACAAAGACCAATGCCGCCTTCCATGCAGAAAGGCTCCGTGTCCCGAGTTTCCTGACAAAGCCTAGGACCAAGACTGTCAAAGCCGCCTCCAAAGCCCCCAAGGCAATCAAATGGGGAAGAATCACCGCAGGCAGGGTTATCTCCAGACCATAAGGGAAATAAGGAGGGTTGGGAGAGCCGGGATGAATCAGGGGCTGGATTCCCAGCTCCAAAGCTGTCATCAGAGCCCCAGCATTTACTCCCACATATCCGGCCATAGCCCCTCCCATTATGTGGCGCCAGCCAAAGCTGCTGCCTGTCCCATGAGGGCTATTTACCCTTGTGATCTCACGGGAGCCTGATACCAACCTGTAGGCCAAGTACCCGGCCATCCCGCCCACAAACCCCATGTTGAAGCAGTTTGCCCCAAGAGATGTGATCCCCCCGTCTCCGAAGACAAAAGCCTGTATGCCCAAGGCCACAGAAACCGCCAGCACACAAGCCCAGGGGCCCAGCAGCACAGCCACCAGACCCGAGCCCGCCAGGTGTCCTGTGGTGCCACCGGGAAGAGGAATAGCAAAGACCATCACACACAGGCTAAAAGCTGCGGCCATGGCCAAGTAAGGAATCTGGAGGAGGCTTAGATCCTTTTTAAGCCTTCTTGAGGCATAGTACCAGATCGGGCCCATGGCGGCCCAAAGCCCCCCGTAAGTGGCTGGCCCCAGATAGCCGTCCGGAATGTGCATGGCAGACCTCCATGAACAGGATCTACAAAGCCATGGGCAAAAAAATAAGCCACGAGGGCTCTAGACCTTCTGGTCTTGCAGCTAGCCTTCGTGGCTTGAGCTATAGAATACTCACCTTTGCATGCTTGTCAAGGTGCAATCTGTGATTAAAGGCATTTTGGAGACCGAGAGACCATGGAACCTCTTTCTAAGACACAATGATCTCCAACCTGGATCTCTGGATTGACAACCTTGATGGGCTGATGAGATATTTGACAAGAAATTCCTGTGGCCCTGAAGGGCTTGGTGGATTGCTTGGGTCGAGACCGCGGAAGAGCGGGCTGAAGTCCGCATGGGGTCCTGGCCCTTATTAGTTTGGAGGGCCCGGGACATGGGAGGTATTCGTGAAGATCTGCGTGGTGGATGGCCAGGGAGGAGGTATAGGCAGCGCCATAGTAAAGAGGCTCAGGGAAACATTGGGGGATAAGGTTGAGATAATAGCCCTCGGCACCAATGCCATTGCCACCGCCGCCATGCTAAAGGCTGGAGCCAACAAAGGGGCCACAGGGGAAAACGCTGTGGTCAGGACCGTGGCCAGGGTGGAAGTAGTAGTGGGATCCATAGGAGTTATCATGGCCCATTCCATGATGGGGGAGCTGACACCCTGTATGGCTGAGGCCGTGGCACTCTCTCCAGCCCTCAAGATTCTTATTCCCATGACCCAGGAGCGAGTGCATGTGGTTGGGGTAAGCCCTCAACCACTACCCCACATGATAGAAGAAATCATTGCTTTACTCAGAAAGGAGGTGGATGGCCGAGATGTGTGAAGCCAACGCCTATTTGCTCAAGGGGGACCAGGAGGAATTGGTCATGGAGGCAGTGGATGTATTGGAACCCAGGGGGGAAGAGTTGTATCTCAAGAGTATTTTCGGGGAGCAGAAGTTCCTGCGGGCCAGGCTCAAGAGCACCTCTTTGGTGGAACACAGGATACTCTTGGAGCCATGCCCGTAAGGTATGTTTTTTTAATTGAAGCAGGGCTCTAAAAACCGGCTCTGGTGAGGGTTCTCCCGAAGCTGGTGCCGAGACTCCGGCAGAGCCCCTGGGCTCAAACCAATGACCGGAGAGCTTAAGCTGCATTTTTTGTCTTGACAAGGGCAAGGGATTTTGCTCTCATAGTGATCAAGTTTTACCAAGGGAGCAGTGGTGGTGTTCCAGGCGATGCCCCAAAACATAGGGTTGATTACAGAGCCGCGGTCAGGGCGAGTTATTAGCCTCGTCCTTATCGTAGTCCGTGGGGGCCCGTCGCCTGGTCCGTGAAACATGAAATAGCGCGGATCAAGGCCGCGGGCACCAGGCGATGCCCGCGGCCTTTTTGTTTGCATGAAGGCCGCCGGGCAAAACCGGCGGCCTTTTGTTTTGGAAATCTTTTTGGAAAGGGAGGTGGGAATTCCCTATGGCAACTACGGGCTCACAGGTCTTTTGGGAATCCCTTAAGCGTCAGGGTGTGGATGTGATCTTCGGCTATCCTGGAGGGGCGGTCATCCATCTCTACGATGAGCTGCTAAGGGTCCAAGGGCTCCGCCACATCCTAGTACGACATGAACAGGCTGCAGCACACGCCGCAGACGGCTT is from bacterium and encodes:
- the cbiQ gene encoding cobalt ECF transporter T component CbiQ, whose product is MEKALAQLCAMVRRLYVQWDLAVKNGLLQKLDPRVKLALIATTVVMASLKQGLGAQLLLGSILLGLTLLSKIPLREVQGRAILLAVLFGILLPAPSALNLVNKGEVLIPVLHLKEPARFLWFHVEETVGFTRGGLGAVAVLGLRIMNSVTVTLLVLNTTSFTEIVRALKHFKLPDTLVWVILLTYRYIFVLVNLVEQMHRARSARLVKGTSSAETRKWTAHGIAFVFEKTQLRCQEIFRAMQSRGFSGQVRVEPLGGLAAGDLFGIGMMVVLVGLIAFL
- a CDS encoding DUF3842 family protein: MKICVVDGQGGGIGSAIVKRLRETLGDKVEIIALGTNAIATAAMLKAGANKGATGENAVVRTVARVEVVVGSIGVIMAHSMMGELTPCMAEAVALSPALKILIPMTQERVHVVGVSPQPLPHMIEEIIALLRKEVDGRDV
- the cbiM gene encoding cobalt transporter CbiM, with amino-acid sequence MHIPDGYLGPATYGGLWAAMGPIWYYASRRLKKDLSLLQIPYLAMAAAFSLCVMVFAIPLPGGTTGHLAGSGLVAVLLGPWACVLAVSVALGIQAFVFGDGGITSLGANCFNMGFVGGMAGYLAYRLVSGSREITRVNSPHGTGSSFGWRHIMGGAMAGYVGVNAGALMTALELGIQPLIHPGSPNPPYFPYGLEITLPAVILPHLIALGALEAALTVLVLGFVRKLGTRSLSAWKAALVFVGLSVAGMSGAAEAHEFWIEGKGQELLLVFGHGPQRAQFNVDNVKTVWALDKSGSKIPVAKEKKENAVALTLSEEASLVHAEVDNGYWCKTIYGWKNVGKSKASRVVEAIRSLNHAKRLLAGGKVVLKPLEGVALDIVPLEDPFETKGKSLTVQVFFQGKPIEGAEVTGSDHQKIGKTDSNGMIKVPLSSGTQLVAVTCKQPLSGDPEADFLSVTATLSFEVGQ
- a CDS encoding CooT family nickel-binding protein; protein product: MCEANAYLLKGDQEELVMEAVDVLEPRGEELYLKSIFGEQKFLRARLKSTSLVEHRILLEPCP
- a CDS encoding ABC transporter ATP-binding protein, which produces MAELLRMEDVSLKYYGRIAALEGLSLSLEEGVRLAVIGANGSGKSSMLQIMGGVLHPDQGKVWFRNRLVNEASLRDREFRNFFRSRVGYVFQDPEVQLFCPTVMEELMFGPLQLGLSPEEARHRSMEILEMLSMGDLAKRPTYMLSGGEKKKVAIGSVLTMNPELLLFDEPTNGLDPRTQSFLVELLLALHEAGKSLVVATHDLGLVQELHAQVAVLSEEHRLERMGPADQILEDQQLLLRVNLIHEHLHRHDGKAHRHIHGHFLLHQHD
- a CDS encoding transporter; its protein translation is MILRVAWLVMVLFLALIPHSGWSHHGGVSLALGPGSPLEANSPLTLPQGGIVVSSRFEQVQWRKWGRFEPENKDSFSFFNLGFSYGITPWLMGSLFLPYNVKRQDTLGTLDGIGDVKVNFSLGFNYNPQKGWSLNSMEDTATTLEGSGTTYFAFIAGATFPTGKWKEKLGGEIDPGMQPGFGSPSFNVGFAASRQIWGPFSMTADMGYDVFTEREHFKFGNEFRFNLAGVYELWGKPEAFVNKIDGILELNLLNVARDEEFSIKQQATGGTILYVTPGFRFSFPSLQNMNLGIGVKLPLAKWLNEKRDQQGAEGLEKFRLISTVSVYF